The following proteins are encoded in a genomic region of Pungitius pungitius chromosome 19, fPunPun2.1, whole genome shotgun sequence:
- the waca gene encoding WW domain-containing adapter protein with coiled-coil isoform X2 translates to MVMYARKQPRLGDGCDRRDSQPYQALKYSSKSHPGGDHRHEKMRDSTDVTPPCKVLRRSDSPENKQADSTGHSRAKAVHTHRARDKDGGTSYSPQEISHNHSSLHSSNSHSNPSKTSDTPYEPGEDWSEHISSSGKKYYYNCRTEVSQWEKPKEWLEREQRQKEATKTAVVNSFPKDRDYRREAMQASVGFTGAKSAQVEKPTVTVASQSSSSGSGSQNLSSGLPGSSSSSIMVPVSPILQSPAPPLLQDPTLLRQLLPALQTALQLNNASVDMAKINEVLTAAVTQASLQSMLHKILTAGPSAFNITAILSQAAQLSNQAPQSNQSPMSLTSDASSPRSYVSPRISTPQTNTGPLKPLLSTQPVISQTKVCTQPGKQSSHPQPSSHQSYSSDKQHSQDATTASPRSLQRQGSHRSPSPGPNHISSSSSHPPNSSSSSAPPSASAARPSCTFNPTLATHFDENLIKHVQGWPAEHAEKQASRLREEAHTMGSICMSENCTELKNLRSLVRVCEIQATLREQRILFLRQQIKELEKLKNQNSFMV, encoded by the exons ATGGTAATGTATGCAAGGAAACAACCGAGACTCGGCGATGG GTGCGACCGAAGAGATTCTCAGCCCTATCAG GCGCTCAAATACTCCTCAAAGAGCCATCCGGGAGGGGACCACCGGCATGAAAAGATGCGAGACTCCACTGATGTCACTCCTCCCTGCAAGGTGCTCCGGAGGTCTGACAGccctgaaaacaaacaagccgACAGCACAGGCCACAGCAGGGCGAAGGCCGTCCATACACACCGGGCCAGAGACAAGGACGGAG gGACGAGTTATTCTCCACAAGAAATCTCTCACAACCACAGTTCCCTTCATAGCTCTAACTCACATTCTAACCCCAGCAAGACCTCAGACACA CCGTACGAACCTGGGGAAGACTGGTCGGAGCACATCAGCTCATCTGGAAAGAAATACTATTATAACTGCAGGACAGAGGTGTCCCAGTGGGAGAAGCCCAAAGAGTGGCTGGAGAG GGAGCAGCGGCAAAAAGAGGCGACAAAGACAGCGGTCGTCAACAGTTTTCCCAAAGACCGAGACTACAGAAGAGAAGCCATGCAAGCATCGGTGGGCTTCACCGGCGCTA agtccGCCCAGGTGGAGAAGCCCACAGTGACCGTCGCTTCCCAGTCGTCGTCATCTGGCTCAGGGAGCCAGAACCTCTCATCTGGGCTGCCGgggtcgtcgtcctcctccatcatgGTGCCCGTGTCCCCCATCCTGCAGTCCCCGGCCCCTCCGCTCCTCCAGGACCCCACTCTGCTTCGACAGCTTCTCCCCGCGCTCCAGACCGCCCTACAGCTGAACAACGCCAGTGTGGACATGGCGAAAATCAACGAAG TTCTCACCGCTGCTGTCACACAAGCGTCACTACAGTCAATGCTCCATAAGATCCTCACCGCCGGACCGTCAGCTTTTAACATCACAGCGATCCTCTCTCAAGCTGCTCAGCTCTCCAACCAAG CTCCGCAATCAAACCAGTCGCCCATGTCGTTAACGTCGGACGCCTCATCGCCCCGGTCTTACGTTTCCCCAAGGATCAGCACGCCACAGACCAACACCGGCCCCCTCAAACCTCTCCTCAGCACGCAGCCCGTCATCTCGCAGACCAAA GTGTGCACGCAACCAGGAAAGCAGTCCTCTCATCCTCAGCCCTCATCCCATCAGTCCTACTCCAGTGACAAGCAGCACAGTCAGGATGCAACCACAGCCTCCCCACGCTCCCTCCAGCGCCAAGG AAGTCACAGGAGTCCCTCCCCGGGTCCTAACCacatctccagcagcagcagtcacccccccaactcctcctcctcctccgctcccccTTCTGCATCGGCGGCACGGCCCTCCTGCACTTTCAACCCCACCCTTGCGACCCACTTCGATGAGAATCTTATCAAACACGTGCAGGGATGGCCCGCAGAACACGCGGAGAAGCAG gcATCACGACTACGTGAGGAGGCTCACACTATGGGGAGCATCTGTATGTCTGAGAACTGCACAGAGCTCAAAAACCTACGTTCTTTGGTCCGAGTCTGTGAAATCCAGGCGACATTGCGTGAGCAGAG GATATTGTTTCTAAGGCAGCAAATCAAAGAACTTGAAAAATTGAAGAATCAAAACTCTTTCATGGTGTGA
- the waca gene encoding WW domain-containing adapter protein with coiled-coil isoform X1 — translation MVMYARKQPRLGDGCDRRDSQPYQALKYSSKSHPGGDHRHEKMRDSTDVTPPCKVLRRSDSPENKQADSTGHSRAKAVHTHRARDKDGGTSYSPQEISHNHSSLHSSNSHSNPSKTSDTPYEPGEDWSEHISSSGKKYYYNCRTEVSQWEKPKEWLEREQRQKEATKTAVVNSFPKDRDYRREAMQASVGFTGAKSAQVEKPTVTVASQSSSSGSGSQNLSSGLPGSSSSSIMVPVSPILQSPAPPLLQDPTLLRQLLPALQTALQLNNASVDMAKINEVLTAAVTQASLQSMLHKILTAGPSAFNITAILSQAAQLSNQAAPQSNQSPMSLTSDASSPRSYVSPRISTPQTNTGPLKPLLSTQPVISQTKVCTQPGKQSSHPQPSSHQSYSSDKQHSQDATTASPRSLQRQGSHRSPSPGPNHISSSSSHPPNSSSSSAPPSASAARPSCTFNPTLATHFDENLIKHVQGWPAEHAEKQASRLREEAHTMGSICMSENCTELKNLRSLVRVCEIQATLREQRILFLRQQIKELEKLKNQNSFMV, via the exons ATGGTAATGTATGCAAGGAAACAACCGAGACTCGGCGATGG GTGCGACCGAAGAGATTCTCAGCCCTATCAG GCGCTCAAATACTCCTCAAAGAGCCATCCGGGAGGGGACCACCGGCATGAAAAGATGCGAGACTCCACTGATGTCACTCCTCCCTGCAAGGTGCTCCGGAGGTCTGACAGccctgaaaacaaacaagccgACAGCACAGGCCACAGCAGGGCGAAGGCCGTCCATACACACCGGGCCAGAGACAAGGACGGAG gGACGAGTTATTCTCCACAAGAAATCTCTCACAACCACAGTTCCCTTCATAGCTCTAACTCACATTCTAACCCCAGCAAGACCTCAGACACA CCGTACGAACCTGGGGAAGACTGGTCGGAGCACATCAGCTCATCTGGAAAGAAATACTATTATAACTGCAGGACAGAGGTGTCCCAGTGGGAGAAGCCCAAAGAGTGGCTGGAGAG GGAGCAGCGGCAAAAAGAGGCGACAAAGACAGCGGTCGTCAACAGTTTTCCCAAAGACCGAGACTACAGAAGAGAAGCCATGCAAGCATCGGTGGGCTTCACCGGCGCTA agtccGCCCAGGTGGAGAAGCCCACAGTGACCGTCGCTTCCCAGTCGTCGTCATCTGGCTCAGGGAGCCAGAACCTCTCATCTGGGCTGCCGgggtcgtcgtcctcctccatcatgGTGCCCGTGTCCCCCATCCTGCAGTCCCCGGCCCCTCCGCTCCTCCAGGACCCCACTCTGCTTCGACAGCTTCTCCCCGCGCTCCAGACCGCCCTACAGCTGAACAACGCCAGTGTGGACATGGCGAAAATCAACGAAG TTCTCACCGCTGCTGTCACACAAGCGTCACTACAGTCAATGCTCCATAAGATCCTCACCGCCGGACCGTCAGCTTTTAACATCACAGCGATCCTCTCTCAAGCTGCTCAGCTCTCCAACCAAG CAGCTCCGCAATCAAACCAGTCGCCCATGTCGTTAACGTCGGACGCCTCATCGCCCCGGTCTTACGTTTCCCCAAGGATCAGCACGCCACAGACCAACACCGGCCCCCTCAAACCTCTCCTCAGCACGCAGCCCGTCATCTCGCAGACCAAA GTGTGCACGCAACCAGGAAAGCAGTCCTCTCATCCTCAGCCCTCATCCCATCAGTCCTACTCCAGTGACAAGCAGCACAGTCAGGATGCAACCACAGCCTCCCCACGCTCCCTCCAGCGCCAAGG AAGTCACAGGAGTCCCTCCCCGGGTCCTAACCacatctccagcagcagcagtcacccccccaactcctcctcctcctccgctcccccTTCTGCATCGGCGGCACGGCCCTCCTGCACTTTCAACCCCACCCTTGCGACCCACTTCGATGAGAATCTTATCAAACACGTGCAGGGATGGCCCGCAGAACACGCGGAGAAGCAG gcATCACGACTACGTGAGGAGGCTCACACTATGGGGAGCATCTGTATGTCTGAGAACTGCACAGAGCTCAAAAACCTACGTTCTTTGGTCCGAGTCTGTGAAATCCAGGCGACATTGCGTGAGCAGAG GATATTGTTTCTAAGGCAGCAAATCAAAGAACTTGAAAAATTGAAGAATCAAAACTCTTTCATGGTGTGA
- the bambia gene encoding BMP and activin membrane-bound inhibitor (Xenopus laevis) homolog a, protein MERQPSLISIWLQLELCAMAVLLTKGEIRCYCDAPHCVATGYMCKSELNTCFTKVLDPLSGNSPLTHGCLDPITNVADICSSGSSGAGDILGGASALECCLDDMCNYRGLHDLAHTRDSTDHNGQQPDSSNRNLVTRVQELASAKEVWFRAAVIAVPIAGGLILVLLIMLALRMLRSENKRLQDQRQQMLSRLHYSFHGHHTKKGHVAKLDLECMVPVTGHENCCLTCDKMRQADLGNDKILSLVHWGMYSGHGKLEFV, encoded by the exons ATGGAGCGCCAGCCCAGTTTAATTTCCATTTGGCTTCAACTGGAACTCTGCGCCATGGCGGTTCTCCTCACTAAAG GAGAAATAAGGTGTTACTGCGATGCACCGCACTGCGTGGCGACCGGGTACATGTGCAAGTCAGAGCTCAACACCTGCTTCACCAAGGTCCTGGACCCGCTCAGCGGAAACTCCCCACTCACCCATGGATGCTTAGACCCCATCACCAACGTGGCCGACATCTGCAGCAGCGGCAGCTCCGGGGCTGGAGACATCCTTGGCGGGGCCTCAGCGCTGGAGTGTTGCCTCGATGACATGTGCAACTATAGAGGCTTGCACGACCTGGCGCACACCAGAGACTCGACAG ATCACAACGGGCAACAGCCAGACAGCAGCAACCGGAACCTGGTGACCCGGGTCCAGGAGCTGGCCTCAGCCAAGGAGGTGTGGTTCCGGGCAGCGGTCATCGCCGTCCCCATTGCCGGTGGCCTCATCCTGGTACTGCTAATCATGCTGGCGCTGCGGATGCTGCGCAGCGAGAACAAGCGGCTGCAGGACCAGCGGCAGCAGATGCTGTCGCGCCTCCACTACAGCTTCCACGGACACCACACCAAGAAGGGCCACGTGGCCAAGCTGGACCTTGAGTGCATGGTGCCTGTAACGGGCCACGAGAACTGCTGCCTGACCTGCGACAAGATGAGACAGGCTGACTTGGGCAACGACAAGATCCTGTCTCTGGTGCACTGGGGGATGTACAGCGGTCACGGCAAGCTGGAGTTCGTATGA